In the genome of Haloarcula limicola, one region contains:
- a CDS encoding helix-turn-helix domain-containing protein: MSVTAKIHIEHERLALIPTLQSLGEVEIRVVTQGTTAPGATNFPFLIKYDDRAELETMLDDDPTVESYELVDWTDDTGIYYIEHTPETVLISNVVTEVNGFLVHTETKGSGWLVRLLLPDKEALNTIWEFATDQGMTFTIIEIYGTDDAGTDTSYGLTDEQTAALKTAYEKGYFGEPRDISLDEVASELGLSSTAMSGRLRRGMRNLVAATIADVDEE; encoded by the coding sequence ATGTCAGTTACAGCGAAGATACACATCGAACACGAACGACTCGCGCTCATCCCCACGTTGCAGAGCCTCGGTGAGGTAGAAATCAGGGTCGTCACGCAGGGAACAACCGCTCCCGGCGCGACCAATTTCCCTTTTCTCATCAAATACGACGACCGGGCAGAACTCGAAACGATGCTCGACGACGACCCGACGGTCGAAAGCTACGAACTGGTCGACTGGACCGACGACACCGGCATCTACTACATCGAACACACGCCCGAGACGGTCCTCATCAGCAACGTCGTGACCGAGGTGAATGGATTTCTCGTCCACACCGAAACGAAGGGCAGCGGATGGCTCGTTCGCCTACTCCTCCCCGATAAAGAGGCTCTCAACACGATCTGGGAGTTCGCTACCGATCAGGGTATGACGTTCACGATTATCGAGATATACGGGACAGACGACGCGGGAACCGACACTTCCTACGGTCTGACCGACGAGCAGACCGCCGCGCTGAAAACTGCCTACGAGAAGGGGTACTTCGGTGAACCGCGCGACATCTCGCTCGACGAAGTCGCCAGCGAGCTGGGACTCTCCTCGACGGCGATGAGCGGGCGACTTCGCCGCGGGATGCGCAACCTCGTCGCCGCGACTATCGCGGACGTCGACGAGGAGTGA